Proteins encoded in a region of the Canis lupus familiaris isolate Mischka breed German Shepherd chromosome 1, alternate assembly UU_Cfam_GSD_1.0, whole genome shotgun sequence genome:
- the LYPD3 gene encoding ly6/PLAUR domain-containing protein 3, which translates to MAPARKAGTQAVIWTPGWQLLLLLLPPLLLGGTQALECYSCVQRADDGCSPQKTKIVKCAPGVDVCTESVGAVETIHGQFSVAVRGCGSGLPGKNDRGLDLHGILAFIQLQQCSQDRCNSKLNLTSRALNPAGNESAYQPNGAECYSCVGLSREACHGTAPPVVSCYNASDHVYKGCFDGNVTLTAANVTVSLPVRGCVQDEFCTRDVVTGPGFTLSGSCCQGSRCNSDLHNKTFFSPRIPPLVLLPAPKPTTLAPTTSVTTSTPAPTTRVSTTKATSAPTSQTSPQEVHPETSGKEESSFAGGATGHQDRRNMAGIPTKDVAHGKASATPFTGLTAFLLAVAARTLL; encoded by the exons ATGGCCCCTGCCAGAAAAGCAGGCACCCAGGCAGTGATCTGGACTCCAGGctggcagctgctgctgctgctgctgccgccgctccTTCTTGGAG GAACGCAGGCCCTGGAATGCTACAGCTGCGTGCAGAGAGCAGATGACGGATGCTCTCCGCAAAAGACCAAGATCGTGAAGTGCGCGCCGGGCGTGGACGTCTGCACAGAGTCCGTGGGGGCGGTGGAGACCA TCCACGGGCAGTTCTCGGTGGCAGTGCGGGGCTGCGGCTCGGGTCTCCCGGGCAAGAATGACCGCGGCCTGGACCTTCACGGAATTCTGGCCTTCATCCAGCTGCAGCAATGCTCCCAGGACCGCTGCAACTCCAAACTCAACCTCACGTCGCGAGCGCTCAACCCCgcag GCAATGAGAGTGCGTACCAGCCCAACGGTGCCGAGTGCTACAGCTGCGTGGGGCTGAGCCGCGAGGCGTGCCACGGCACGGCGCCGCCCGTCGTGAGCTGCTACAACGCCAGCGACCACGTCTACAAGGGCTGCTTCGACGGTAACGTCACCCTGACTGCAG CGAATGTGACTGTATCCTTGCCCGTGCGGGGCTGTGTCCAGGACGAGTTCTGCACCCGGGATGTGGTGACAGGCCCAGGGTTCACACTCAGTGGCTCCTGCTGCCAGGGGTCCCGCTGTAACTCGGACCTCCACAACAAGACCTTTTTCTCCCCGCGAATCCCACCCCTTGTCCTGCTGCCCGCCCCTAAGCCCACCACTCTGGCCCCAACCACCTCTGTCACCACTTCCACCCCAGCGCCAACCACGCGTGTCTCTACCACCAAAGCCACCTCAGCCCCAACCAGCCAGACTTCTCCCCAGGAAGTACATCCTGAGACCTCCGGGAAAGAGGAATCTAGCTTTGCTGGAGGTGCCACTGGCCACCAGGACCGTAGAAATATGGCAGGGATCCCTACCAAAGATGTGGCCCATGGTAAAGCCTCTGCAACTCCCTTCACTGGGTTGACAGCCTTTCTGTTGGCTGTGGCTGCTCGCACCTTATTATGA